TGGCTGACGAATTATGAAATGGCAAACGATGATTTCTTTTACCATTGTATGAAAGAAAAACAGGATGATGGCTTATGCGAAATAGGGATGCATTTGCATGCATGGAATACTCCACCTGATTATCTATTGAAGAAAATTCATCGTGAGCGGGACTATTTAATAGAGTATCCTGTGGAAGTTATGGATGCTAAAGTTGCTACGATGACTGAACTTATTGAAGCGCGATTTGGTAGACGACCGGTCTCTCATAGAAGTGGCCGTTGGACAACGAATCAGGATTATTTCAAAATTTTAAAAAAATATGGTTATAAAGTAGATTGTTCTGTGACGCCTCATGTAAATTGGAACCAATGTTTAGGTGCAACGGGTGTACCTGGTAGTGATTATTCAAAATACCCTGAGGCTCCCTATTATATTTACGAGGATATTTTAGAGATGCCTATGACTATCCGGTATATGAGAATGTTTGCCTTAGAGTCGCCGTATTCGCTTCGTAATATTTGTCGAGAAATGAAACGATTTGTGCTGGGGCGGAAACAATGGCTTCGGCCGGATAGCCTTTTGCAGGTTAAGCCTATGCTTAAATTAATTGATTGTGAATCACAATGCAATCCATATTTGATGTTTATGATTCATTCGTCAGAGTTGATGCCTGGAGGAAGCCCCAATTTTAGAGATGAAAAATCTATAGAGGGCTTGTATATGGTTATTGAAACTTTGTTTGAAAAGATTGCTTCGTTAGGATATTGTGGAAAAAAATTGTGTGAAAGTAATTGCTAAAAAGAAATCTAGAGGTTATTGTGGTTGAAGTTAGCGTTATTGTTGCGGTTTATCGAGCTGAAAAATATATTCGTAGGTGCTTAGATAGTCTACGAAATCAGACTCTTAATTGTTTTGAAGTTGTTTTGGTTGATGATGGAAGCCCAGATCTGTCAGGGGTGATTTGTGATGAGTATGTTGCAAAAGACAAGCGCTTCAGTGTTATTCATAAAAAAAATGGAGGGGTTAGCTCTGCTAGACAAACTGGATTGGATAATGCGCGAGGAGAATTCGTGATTCATGTCGATCCTGACGATTGGGTGGATTCTGAAATGCTAGAATCACTTGTTGAATGTGCTCGAAAAAATTCGTCAGATGTTGTAATATGCGATATGTTCGAAGAAGGAAAAAATGGTCAACGGTATATCGAACAAAAACCTAGTTCGCTGGATACTCTAGGGTATTGCAATGACTTGATTAGTGAAAAATTGCATGGATCTTGTTGTAATAAATTGGTCAGAAGAAGTTGTATCATAGAAAATAATATTAAGTTCCAATTGAACCTTGTGATGAGAGAAGATGAATTATTCAATATACAGTTGGCGAAATTACCGCTGTCAATATCATATTTGCACAAGGCATTTTATCATTATGATATGACTATTAACGAAAATAGTGTGGTCGCGTCTGTTTCTGAAAAAAAGTTAAATTCCCTGATTTTTTTAATAGATTGGCTTGAAAAACATGCTGTTGATGAATCTTTATTGGTAGAAAGAAAGAAAAGTGCTAAGTTTATTGCGTTTATGCAGAAAAAAATGACGACGAAATCTTTTAGGTCATTCTATCCGGAAATTAACTCTCGTTATGTTTTGAAATTGAAAAGATTTGGCCATTTGGATTTTTTTATGGCTTTTGCCTTGCGTTTTTCACAGCCTTTGGCAAGAATATTGTATACTTGTAAAATGAAATTTCTATAAAGAGAAAGTCCTTTTGAGTTGAAAACCTTTAGTTAAGGCCGCCCCATTTGAATTGAACATAATGCCAGAAGATATTGGAAAATAAGTGCAATTGGGTTATGCGGGAGTTTAGTAGGGATAAACTGAAAATGGATGATTGTTTATAATTGCGAATCAATCCATGAGTAACGTTCTATAATCCATTTTTTCAAGTCTTCCGTGGCATTTTGGTATGACTTGTATGATGCTGGATGATAAATAAAACTTGTGTTTTGTAATATAATCCATTTTTTAAAGTTGTTCTTTGCCGCTTTGTTAAGTGCTACTTGAATGGAGTCAATTGCATTTAAGAGCTCCTTAAATGCAAGTTTGTTCTCTGTCCAAAAATCAATTTTGGCTTGTGCTGCAATAGAATCTCTAAAAATAAAATCGTTCCAATAACTTTCTTTTATGTGCCAGTCTTGGGGCGAACTAATACTTTTATTGTCATAATTACCCATTGCTAAATCAAAATCCCAGACCGGTCCCATTTTAATGATGTTGTCTTTTGTCCAAGAAAAAAATATACTTGAGTTGAAGCAAGCGTCTGGATTTTTTGAAAATTCTTGCACCCAATAATGTTTCACATACTCATTGACATCAATCCATTGGCTGAGATTTGAGCTAGTTTTAATTGAATCCTTCAAAAAGGTTTCGAAAGATTGAATATGCGTTTCTATGTCATGTAAAGCTGTTTCTGATGCTTTTTTGGGGTAATGAATTCGAAATGCTTTGCCGAGCGAATTCTGTTTTATTACTTTGGAAAACACAACCTGTTCATCATCGCGGTATTTTGCATCAACTTCAACAATGTAAGAATTGCTGTCGGATATATTTACTCTTTTTTTTGTTTTTTTAATTGTTTCTGTAAGTAAATAGACTCCTAAATATTCATTGTTAAGATAGAATTCAACAAATTCGCAACGGGGGGCGTAGTATGCACCAAGTTTTGCAGAAAGATGGTACATCAAATAATTTTTCATTAAAGTTTTATCTGCGTAATTTGCGATAAGTGCCCAATCTCTGTCTTTGGGCATTCCTAGCATAGACTGTTTATTGATAAATTCAATTTTATAGCTTTTCTTTGGCATGCCCCACGATGTATTCCCTCTCCCTCTAATGGTCAGATCCATGATTTCGCTTTCGGGAGCGTGTTCTCCCCAGATTTGCAGCTTGGCGGGAATTTCGGTTTCGCGGTCTTTGATTTCACGATGATTTTCAGTTTCAATTACGATTCTCGGAATACCTGCATAGGGGTATTCTGAGTCGTCTAATGGCAGGTAGTCAATTTTTGCGGAGAAGGAAGCGCCGTCTTCTTCTATATCCCAAAAGGCGACGACTTCGTTGTTTACCCCCTCGCTATTGCTGCACCCCAAAACCAGGCAGCCGATAACGGTGCCCAAGAGCATAAGGAGTTGATATGCAACATGATAACGCATGTTTACAAATATAGATTCTTTGTAAACAACTGTTAATGTCTTTTTTCTTACCGGTTTTGATTTTTTGTCCAATTTGTTTTTTTCCAATATTTATTACGATTTACATATTTTTGCTTTTTTGGCGTTTTTTGGGCTTATATTTGGATAAAACGGACGAGGTCTGTATGAAATTTAATGTTTGGGTATGTGGGTCGGTTGGCTTTTTATGGGTCCTGGCGATGGTTTTGTTGCTGTCTGCAACAAATTCCTTTGCCGAAGATATTATCGCCACTACTTCAAACGGCTCGACGGTGATTCTGCACGATAATGGCCGTTGGGAATACCATCAGAACAATGCAAAAATTCGTGATGTGCGCCCGAGTGCCATTCCCGAAGACGCCAAATTCCAGATTACGGTTCAGTACGAAAGCGCAAACAAGATCAAGAAAGACAAGCGCATGATGCTGGAGGGCGAATTTGCCACCGAAGAAGAAATTCGTGACAGCTTGCGCAAGGTGCCCAAGGGCGGCATGATTTACTTTCAGGTGCCCACCAAGCAGATTAAGCCGGGGTTCACGCGCGAGTTGACGTACTACATTTACGACAAGGGTAAAAAGCCGATTTTTTCGAAGACGGCCCGCGATAGCGAAGCTACCCAGACTCCCGAGACCAGCAGTATTTCGAACTTGATGGTGGTCCCGCTTTTTGCAAAGCCCAAATCCAAGGTGCTCAAGGCGAAGGTCGTGAGCGAATCTGCCCGCCAATCGTTGGAGTTCGATATCCCGATTAAATAAGTCTTCCGTGTCTTCCCGGGCTTTGACCCGGGATCTCCTTTTTTTTGTATGAAATTTGCTGTAGTAGATTTAGAGACGACTGGTGGAACGGCTGAAGAGGGCCGTATTACCGAAGTCGGCATTGTGTTGATGGATGATTGCGAAGTAGTCAAGACTTATTCGGCGATGGTAGACCCTGGCATGCCGATTCAGCCTTTTGTGCAGAACCTTACGGGTATTACTGACGAGATGGTTCGCGGCAAGCCGCAGTTTGCATCGATTGCCGAAGAGGTGGCCGAACTTTTGCAAGACCGAATTTTTGTGGCGCACAATGTGCTGTTCGACAGCAAGTTCATGCGTACGGAACTCAAGCGTTGTTGCATTAAGATTGACCCGCCGAGGCTTTGTACGGTCAAGATTGCGCGCCGTTTTTTCCCGGGGCTTCCGAGTTACAGTTTGCATAAGCTGACGCAGGCGCTGGAGTTGCCGGAATTCAATCATCACCGTGCCTTAGATGATGCTCTTGCCGCGGCCGAGATTTTAAAGCTCGCCTACAATAAGGTCGGGCCGGAAAAACTTCTTAAAGAAGTCAAGAACCTCTCTACCCCGAAAAAGAACAAGGTCGTTTGACTTGTCTTCCCGCACGAAGATGACAATAGCCACTTGCAGCTTTGCTGCTTAGTGGATATGATCCTCGGAACGGGGACGGGATCTCCTTTGTATTAGTTTGAAAAACGCTTGCAATGATAATTGCATGTTCTTTGGAAAGCCGTAAATGGAGTTCCCACCTTGGTGGCCATGCGCACTAAGCACTAAAGTGCTAAGTGCTGTCCGCCCGGCTCAAGGCCGGGAAGACAGAGGGCTTTATAACAATCCCGCTTTAAATTTCATCTTCAGAATTCTTGCGGAGGATTCCTCAATTCGTTCGCGGTAATACTTACTTTGTTTGGAAAGTGCGGTCAGGTAATTCACCATTTCAACGGCTTTCTGCGGGTACGTAATCATGAACATGTCGTTGCCGGCCATCAAGGCGGTGCGCACGAGCTTTCTAAAGTCCTTGGCGGGGTAGTTCTTGCTTCGCACGCGTTCGTTGCCGCTTACCCAGGCGCGCAGGCTTACACCCCACAGGTCATCGGTCAGAATCACGGTTTCGGGCGACATTTCGCGTGCCATTTTCACAATCTTCGGTTCGAATACGGCCGGGCGGCTAGAGATGCGCACGAAGCTTACGCTGCTCATCATGGTTACGGGAATATCGCTGGCAAGCGTTTTGAAGAATTCCACGTTCCGTGCAATTTTTGCCCTAGGGGTCGAACTCACGGCAATTTGGTGGTCGCTGTTGGTCCAGGAATCGTAACCCGGAAAATGCTTCGATACACAGGCTACGTTGCTTTCGCGCATGCCTTGCACAAAGGCGCGGACCTTAGGTGCATTCAAGGTGTCTTCGCCCCAAGAGCGCTTGGATTCTTCCATAAACGAATGCTTGCCGCGGCTGTCCTTGGCGGGGTCGAGCACGGGAGCCAAATTCAAGTTGATTCCCACGCTGTCGAGGACGGCGCCGATTCTTTTGGCGAGCGCGCGAATGGAATCTTCGCTCATGGAGCGCATTTGCTTGGCGCTCGGGGTGCGCTCCCATTGCGGAGCAACGACCGAGATTCGGTTTACATAGCCGCCTTCCTGGTCGGCGGCCACGAGCGGCTTGATTCGCATGTTCTCGTTGACGGTGCGGATGTTGTCGGTGAACTTGTCCAAATTTTTCAGGTGATTTTTCATCACCAGGTAGCCGCCGAATTCGTGTTCAAGCATGAACGATGCGGGCGTCATGTAGACCATGACCATCTGCGCCGCTTTCTGCTTGATCGTCAGCGAATCCCACAGCGGCAAAAGCTCGCGGGGGAGGCCATAGGGCGTCTGTACGGAGTCGGTTTGCGGTAAAACTTCGGCGGTATACGGCGCGCTTGCGAGTGATTCCGTCAGCGAATTCAGCGGAACAAACTTCACGTCAGGCAGAGAATCCTCTGCCTGTACAAAGGCAAATGCCGCAAGTAAAAATGTGATTGCTTTTTTTAGGTGCATTCCGCGGGCTACTCGGCTTTTTTCTTGCCAAAGCGTCTCGGTTTGAATTCACGGGGCGGGAAGTCGAACTTGAGCTTGCCGCCTTTATCCAAATAAAGATATGCGTCAAAGGTGCGGTGGGTCTTGTTGCTGCGGAAACCCTTCAGGAGCGTCGTCTTTTCACCGGCGAGCATCTTCTTGATTTCTTCCAGCGGGATTTCCTTGCCCAAGAGAATCTTCGGAAGCGTAATGCCGCTGGGTTCCTTCTTCAGGTAAGAATCGCTCACGTAGCCAGTCATGGTCTCGTACACGGCGGCGCCGTCTACAGGCGACTTGCCGACTTCTGCGCCGACTTCTACTTCTTCGGGTTTTTCTTCGAATACAAATTCAATCTTGTTTTCGTCGTTAATGATTACGACGGCCGAGAATTCGGCACCGCGCTTGCTGCGGAATCCGGTGAGCGGGCCAATTTTGCGGTTGGTCAAGAGTTCGGTGATTTCTTCCGGAGTGAGTCTCTTGCCGCCAATCATCTTGCGGATCACGATGCCATCTTCGGTGGTGTAGCGGCTCACGGTTTCGAAAACCTTCTTGCCGTTCACGGGGCTAAAGGGCGCTTCGCCGGTGGTGCTTTCTTCCTTGAATCCCTTGATGTTTTTCACCATGGTGCGCGTCATATCGACGATGCCTTCCATGAACTTTTCGCGGGTCTCCTTGCCCTTCTCAATTTGCTCCATTTTATATTCCCAGTTACCGGTGAGTTCTGGGCTGGTGAGCGCTTCGATGTCCATGGCCTTCAGCACCTTGATCAGGTCGAATGCCTTGGCGGTCGGAATCATGTCTTTGCCGTCGCGAACCACGTACTTGTCGCTGACGAGCTTTTCGATAATGGCGGCGCGAGTTGCCGGCGTTCCAAGTCCGCGTTCCTTCATGGCGTCGCGGAGTTCTTCGTCTTCCACCAGCTTACCGGCACTTTCCATCATCGAGAGGAGCGTGCTTTCAGTGTAGTGTGCAGGCGGCTTGGTAAAGTCTTCCTTTTCTTCGAGGGCGACTGTCTTGGCGGACTTGCCCTTCAGGGCCGGAATGCTGGATTCGTCGTCGCTGTCCTTGCCGTACACTGCCTTAAAGCCCGGGTCCACCAGCACCTTGCCTTCGGTGAGGAAGGTTTCGCCTTCGACCGTTGTAATGCGGGTGGTGTTTTCATACTTGGCGGGCGGGAAGAACACAGCGATGAATCGCTGGCAAATCATCGTGAAAATCTTTTGTTCGGCTTCGGTCAGGCCCGAGGGCATCACGCCGGTGGGGATGATAGCAAAGTGGTCCGAAATCTTGGAGTTGTCGAACACCTTGGGAGTCTTCACGACCCAGTTGTTCTTGAGGGCGGTCTCGGCGAATTTCGCGAGCGGGCCTTCAATCTTTCCAAGCGTCGCCTTCACCGGAGCCACGTAGTCTTCGGGCAGGCAACGGCTGTCGGTACGCGGGTAGGTGGTCGCCTTGTGGCGTTCGTACAAAGCCTGCGCAATCGAAAGGGTAGTCTTGGCGCTAAAGCCGAAGCGGTTGTTTGCTTCGCGCTGCAAGGTCGTCAAGTCGTACAGCGGACCGCACTTCTGGAGCGAGGGGGCGGACGTTTCTTCGACGGTGCCGGCCTTGCCCTTGCACTTCTTCAAGATTTCCTTGACTTTCTTTTCGTCAAAAATCTGCTTGACCTTGTCCTTGCCGTCTTCCTTGCTGGTGGTGAACCACTTGCCGGGGTAGTGGCTGCCGTCGTTGTCGAATTCGGCTTCCACGGTCCAGAACTTTTGCGGTACGAACTGCAGGCGTTCTTCTTCGCGGTTCACGATAATGGCAAGCGTCGGCGTCTGCACGCGGCCGCACGGGGTCACCTGGAATCCGCCCATGCTGCTGTTGTAGGCGGTAAGGCCGCGGCTTCCGTTCATGCCGATCAGCCAGTCGGCTTCGCTACGGCAAAGGGCGGCGGCCTTCAGGTTTTCCATTTCGGAGCCGTCGCGCATGTTTTCGAATGCTTCCTTGATGGCGGCCGGGGTCATACTCTGCATCCACAGGCGCTTGATCGTCTTGCCCGTGAACTTGCCCTTGAGCACATACTGTAATATATAGAAGAAAATCAGTTCACCTTCGCGGCCCGCATCGCATGCGTTCACGATGGTCGTCACGTCCTTGCGCTTGATGAGCTTGCTAAGGGCGGAAAGCTGGCCCTTGGTGGCCGGTGTGGCGACGAGCGGGAATTCCTTGGGGAGCATGGGAAGCGTGCTCATTTCCCACTTCTTGTACTTTTCGTCGATTTCCTTGGGGTCGGCGATTTCAACCAAGTGGCCGATGGCATGGCTCACAATGGTGGTGTCGCTTTCATAATGGGTCTTTTCGTTCTTGAAGTTCTTTTGTCCGAGCACGCGGACCAGGTCCAGGGCTACGCTCGGTTTTTCGGCGATAATTAGGGTCTTGCCTTCGACCGGGGCTTTCACTGTTTTTGTAGCAGCCTTTGTTGCAGTTTTCTTTGCAGCGGTAGTCTTTGTCGCTGCGGTCTTTGTTGCTTTTTTAGTAGTAGTTGCCATCATTATTTCCATTTGAATCGTCCGAACAGGCCAAAAAGCACGGCCAGCACGGTAAAGGGGGCGTGGATAAATTCAACCGGAATGCACCATTTTAAAAGGTGTTCCTGCTTGAATATCCTAAGCCCGCGGAGTATTAAAACCAAATCACCAATGCACTTGGCGACAAATGCGATAATTGTCGCGATTAAAACGTTAAAGCTGAACGGTGCAAACGCTGCTGCGATACATTGCATGACCAGGAACAGGAACACCATGCTGAGCACAAACACGATTTTCGGTGTATAATATATAGTCTTCGATGCCCAACGCTTGCGCTGTTCCCAGAGTTCCTTGAGGGTTTCCTTGCCGCTTGTGGTCACAAAGGTGGATTCGGCAATACAGTAGCGCATGGCCCAGGGGCGGTCGGCGGCCAGTTTTTGCATCAGCAGGTCGTCGTCGCCGCTCTGAATCTTGATCACGTTTTCGAACCCGTGCACGCTCTTGAAGAAGCTCTTGCGGTAGGCGAGGTTGTTGCCGGTGCTGGTGAGCGGGAGTCGCATAGCGAGGCCCGCGGTGCCCGCGACTCGGTAAATCAGGGTCTCGACGGCCTGCATGCAGATAAGCATGCTCGACTTACCGGGGATTGTAGGAATGTAGGAATGCCCGGCCACCAGTTCAATGCCCGGTTCGAATTCGGCCGCAATGCCCGTGATCCAGGTGGGCTTTACTAGGCAATCGGCGTCGGTCAGGCACAAGATTTCGCCCTCGCATGCCTCAATCAACTGCGAAAGCGCATGCTTTTTAGGGCTAACCCCTTCCGGAATCTCTTTGATCGTCAGAACGTGCAGTCTGGGGTTCTTGGCGGCATATTCGGCCAAAATAGCCGGAGTTTTGTCGTCGCTTCGGTCGTCGGCCACCCACACGTCCCAGTCGCCACGGTAGTCCTGGGCGAGCACGGAGTCCAAAGTCTCGCGTATACCGGCTTCCTCATTGCGCGCGGCAATCAAGATGCTCACCTTGGGGGCGGGCTCCACATCGGAGTTCCCGACGCGCACGGCACCCAGGGCACGGAAGAACCGCACCTCCAAGACTATATAGAATAGTCCGAACACAGCCAAAAGGCCGATGACCAGGTATGTGAGCACCGTAAAAAACATTTTCCGCGCAAAATTTAGTTCATCGGGACGGTTTTGGAAAATGGCGCCTGTCAAAATGGCCTTGATTTTTTGCGCCACCTGCGTTTTTCCCGCAAAAACGCCAAAATTATATTTATATTACACACAGGAAAGTGGAGGCCTACCATGAAATTAAACGCATTGGTCAAAAAATATAATAGTGCAAACCTGGTGCTCCGTATCGCAATTTCGATTGTGGTGGGTGCGCTCTTGGGCGTGTTTCTGCCGTCGCAAAAATGGATTTCCGAATTCGGCGTGCTCTTTGTAGGCGCGCTTAAGGCCGTGGCGCCGGTACTGGTGTTCATTTTGATTATCTGTTCCCTTGCCAATGGCAAGTCCCGCTTGGACCGTCGTTTTGTCCGCGTGGTTGCCCTATACCTGGTGGGTACGCTGCTAGCGTCCTTTGCCGCCGTGGGGTCGAGCATCATGTTCCCGCAGAATCTAGAGTTGAATGTGTCGGCAGACGTTTCGACCGTGCCGACCGATATTTACGAAATCTTGCATAATTTGTTGGTAAATGCGGTGTCGAATCCGTTTGCGTCTATTTCCGATGCAAACTATATCGGTATTCTGGTTTGGGCCGCCTTTATGGGCTTTGCTATCAAGAAAATTGCAAGTCCGGTGACGTTTACCGTGCTGCAGGATGTGTCGAATGCGGTTTCGATGGTGGTTCGCTGGATTATCAATCTGGCCCCGTTCGGTATCATGGGTATCATGTACACCTCGGTTTCTACGAACGGCATCGGAATTTTCAAGACATACGGTTCGCTCATTCTGGTTCTTGTGTGTACCATGCTTTTCGTGATGCTTGTTGTGGTGCCGGCTCTTGTAGGACTTGTGTTGCGCCATGACCCGTATCCGCTGGTGCTCAAGTGCCTCAAGAGTAGTGCCGTTACGGCGTTCTTTACCCGCAGTTCTGCCGCGAACATTCCCGTGAACATGGCGCTTTGTAAAAGGCTCGGGCTTGACCGCGAATTTTATTCCGTGTCTATTCCGCTGGGTGCTACCATCAATATGAGCGGCGCGGCGATTACCATTACGGTGATGGCGCTTGCCACGGTGCATACGCTTGGAATCCCGGTAACGCTTACCTCGACTTTGATTGTGTGCTTGCTTGCAACTATTGGCGCCTGCGGTACTAGCGGCGTGGCGGGTGGTTCGCTCCTCTTGATTCCGTTGGCATGTGCCCCCTTCGGTGTATCGACAGACGTTGCCATGCAGGTGGTGGCTATCGGTTTTATCATCGGCGTGGTTCAAGACAGTATGGAAACGGCCCTGAACTCTACGACCGATGCAATCTTCACGGCGACGGCCGAATACGCCGCCTGGCGTAAGCAAGGTAAGCCCTTGCCCAAGGAATTGTTCCGCGAGCATAAACCTGAAGAACACGAATCCGAAGAACATGAAGTATAAAAAAATCGCGCCTTACAGGGCGCGATTCTTGTATTTAGATTTTGTACAAAGATTCTTTATAATTAGTCTTTCAACAGTTCCGGGTGCTTTTCGGAGATTCGGCGTGCGAGGTACACGAACGGGGTATCCATCAGCGATGTCACGATAAAGATACCGTAACCGAAGACCAGGATTTCGCCAATCGTATTCCACGGGAACACGCCGGCGAAGGCCAACAGGTTGAACACGACCACGTTAATCAGCTGGCTTACGAGCGTAGAGCCGTTGTTGCGCAACCACAAGAAGCTCTTCTTTTCACCGAACTTGCTTTCGGTCCATTTCCACCAGGCATGGTAGGCCCACACGTCGAACATTTCGCAAATGGCGTAGGCGAACAGGCTTGCAAGCATCACGCGCGGGGTGTTGGCGAACACGGTGCGAATCGGTTCTGCCATGGTATCGCCCTCGGCAGGAATGTACAGGAACCAGCTCTGCGAAATCAGAATGAAGGTTACGTTTGCAAGAATGCCGATTTTAACGCAGCGGCTTGCTTCTTTCTTGCCGTAAATTTCACTCATGATATCGGTGGCCAGGAATGTGGAGGCGAAAATCACGTTGCCGAGCGTGGTATCGAGCCCAAAGGCATGCACCAGAATCAGCACTTCAATGTTGGCGGCAATGGTGCAAATCACCGTCCAGGCGAAAATGCCCTGCTTGCCAAAGAAGCGGAAGAAGGCGACGAGGCCGCCGAAGAATACAAAGATAGAGGCGATAAGGATGATTTCGTTCTGCATGATTTCCCCCAGGGTTTAGTGTCTTCTGTCGATAGCGGTGAACAGGCGGCTCTTGGCGAGCGCTTCGAATTCGGTACCCGGCTTGCCATAGTTGGCAAACGGGTAAAGCGAAATGCCGCCGCGGGGCATAAAGATGCCTTCGACTTCAATGTACTTGGGGTCAAGCAGCTTGACCAAGTCCTTCATGATGATGTTCACGCAGTCTTCGTGAAAGTCGCCGTGATTGCGGAACGAGAACATGTAAAGCTTTAAGGACTTGGATTCGACCAAATATTGGTCCGGAATGTAGTTGATCTTGATTTCGGCGAAGTCCGGCTGGCCGGTTTTCGGGCACAGGCTCGTGAATTCCGGGCAGTTGAAGGTGACCATGTAGTCGTTACCCGGATGCTTGTTCGGGAATTTTTCAAGGACTTCGGGGCTGTAGGTGGTGGCGTACTTAGTCTTGTTGTTGCCGAGCAACGTAACGCCTTCGAGTTCAGCTTCTGAACGCATGTTGTCTCCTAGTTTTGTTTAAAGTCAGGATGGGTTTCGAACTGACCGACCCAAAGATAGAAAATTATTCAATATTCCAAAGGTTTATGGTGTGTGTCGTAAGTTGTTGAGACTCCGTGAGTTAACAATTTCGCTACAATAAACTTACAGAGAATAGCCCCGTTTTGACACTCAGCTGTCATCGGAATTATCTATATTCCCCTTACCTCTGGAAAATTCCCGGGGTACCTCGCACTGCGGTGCTGGGTTGAACTTAGGGCTTTAAGACCCTCAAACCGAAATATATAACGGAAACTACATATTATGGATTTTTCTGCAATTATTGCCGAAGAGCTTAACCTTGAAGTATGGCGCGTCGCCAAGGCGCTCGAACTGATGGACCAGGGTGGTACCATCCCCTTTATCGCCCGTTACCGTAAAGACCAGACGGGTACACTGAACGAAATTGAACTGCGCGACATCAGCCACCGTCGCGACTACCTGCAAGAACTGGTAGACCGTAAAGAAACGATTCTCAAGAGCATCGAAGAACAGGGCAAGCTCACGCCCGAACTCAAGGCACAGATCGAAGCCTGTAAAGATAAGACACTTCTTGAAGATATTTACGCCCCCTACAAGCCCAAGAAGCGCACCCGCGCCACGGCTGCAAAGGAACTGGGCCTCGAACCTTTGGCTCGCCTCATGTGGGCTCAGGAAGAAACTGGCAATACCGCAGAACAGATTGCCTTGATTTACCTGTCCGAAGAAAAGGGCCTTGCCGACCCGAAGGCTGCCCTCAAGGGTGCCGCCGACATTTTGGCCGAAGAAGTGGCCGACAACACCGAATTCCGTCAGTA
The nucleotide sequence above comes from uncultured Fibrobacter sp.. Encoded proteins:
- a CDS encoding glycosyltransferase — translated: MFFTVLTYLVIGLLAVFGLFYIVLEVRFFRALGAVRVGNSDVEPAPKVSILIAARNEEAGIRETLDSVLAQDYRGDWDVWVADDRSDDKTPAILAEYAAKNPRLHVLTIKEIPEGVSPKKHALSQLIEACEGEILCLTDADCLVKPTWITGIAAEFEPGIELVAGHSYIPTIPGKSSMLICMQAVETLIYRVAGTAGLAMRLPLTSTGNNLAYRKSFFKSVHGFENVIKIQSGDDDLLMQKLAADRPWAMRYCIAESTFVTTSGKETLKELWEQRKRWASKTIYYTPKIVFVLSMVFLFLVMQCIAAAFAPFSFNVLIATIIAFVAKCIGDLVLILRGLRIFKQEHLLKWCIPVEFIHAPFTVLAVLFGLFGRFKWK
- the sstT gene encoding serine/threonine transporter SstT; this translates as MKLNALVKKYNSANLVLRIAISIVVGALLGVFLPSQKWISEFGVLFVGALKAVAPVLVFILIICSLANGKSRLDRRFVRVVALYLVGTLLASFAAVGSSIMFPQNLELNVSADVSTVPTDIYEILHNLLVNAVSNPFASISDANYIGILVWAAFMGFAIKKIASPVTFTVLQDVSNAVSMVVRWIINLAPFGIMGIMYTSVSTNGIGIFKTYGSLILVLVCTMLFVMLVVVPALVGLVLRHDPYPLVLKCLKSSAVTAFFTRSSAANIPVNMALCKRLGLDREFYSVSIPLGATINMSGAAITITVMALATVHTLGIPVTLTSTLIVCLLATIGACGTSGVAGGSLLLIPLACAPFGVSTDVAMQVVAIGFIIGVVQDSMETALNSTTDAIFTATAEYAAWRKQGKPLPKELFREHKPEEHESEEHEV
- a CDS encoding queuosine precursor transporter, translated to MQNEIILIASIFVFFGGLVAFFRFFGKQGIFAWTVICTIAANIEVLILVHAFGLDTTLGNVIFASTFLATDIMSEIYGKKEASRCVKIGILANVTFILISQSWFLYIPAEGDTMAEPIRTVFANTPRVMLASLFAYAICEMFDVWAYHAWWKWTESKFGEKKSFLWLRNNGSTLVSQLINVVVFNLLAFAGVFPWNTIGEILVFGYGIFIVTSLMDTPFVYLARRISEKHPELLKD
- the queF gene encoding preQ(1) synthase; this encodes MRSEAELEGVTLLGNNKTKYATTYSPEVLEKFPNKHPGNDYMVTFNCPEFTSLCPKTGQPDFAEIKINYIPDQYLVESKSLKLYMFSFRNHGDFHEDCVNIIMKDLVKLLDPKYIEVEGIFMPRGGISLYPFANYGKPGTEFEALAKSRLFTAIDRRH